A genomic region of bacterium contains the following coding sequences:
- the ruvC gene encoding crossover junction endodeoxyribonuclease RuvC produces the protein MRVLGIDTSLRSTGVGVVEFLASKMIAVEYGRIHNSDRLSLSECLRRIDGGIREIIARTKPELAAIEDIFFAKNARTAMVLGEARGVVIAVCATSGIPVYEYAPRRVKQSVTGIGSADKLQVRKMAMVVLGLKEEPQEDAGDALAIALCHFNSRNPIAELAPQPI, from the coding sequence ATGCGTGTTCTCGGGATAGATACCTCGTTACGCTCAACAGGCGTTGGCGTGGTGGAGTTCCTTGCCAGCAAAATGATTGCCGTTGAGTACGGTCGGATTCACAACTCCGACCGTCTTTCTTTATCTGAGTGTCTCCGGCGGATTGATGGCGGAATCCGTGAGATCATTGCGCGGACAAAGCCGGAGTTGGCCGCCATCGAGGATATCTTCTTCGCCAAGAATGCCCGGACGGCCATGGTGTTGGGGGAAGCCCGGGGTGTGGTGATCGCGGTCTGTGCGACTTCCGGGATTCCAGTGTATGAATATGCGCCGCGACGGGTGAAGCAATCGGTCACCGGAATCGGATCCGCCGATAAACTGCAGGTGCGAAAAATGGCCATGGTGGTTCTGGGATTGAAAGAGGAACCGCAGGAGGATGCGGGTGATGCGCTGGCGATCGCCCTGTGTCATTTCAACAGTCGCAATCCGATTGCTGAGTTGGCCCCGCAACCCATCTAG
- a CDS encoding YebC/PmpR family DNA-binding transcriptional regulator yields the protein MSGHSKWKTIQHKKGAADAKRGKIFSKMAKELMVVAKAGGGSPDTNTALRNLIIRCKASSMPNENIDRAIKKGTGELASEVMEDITYEGFAAGGVGVVVKVLTDNKNRAAAELRHIFSKNGSSLAAPGSVSRGFKRRGQIFVDAKSVEEDKLMDLVLTAGADDMSLDGEQYEVLTDPNAFQGVLDALEKAGIKTDDSAIRLVPETYTSVSDKTVAKAVMKFVETLEDNDDVQDVYTNMDLDDSVLALISAE from the coding sequence ATGAGCGGTCATAGTAAGTGGAAGACAATTCAGCATAAGAAGGGCGCGGCGGATGCCAAGCGTGGTAAAATTTTCAGCAAGATGGCGAAGGAATTGATGGTTGTGGCCAAAGCCGGTGGCGGCAGTCCCGACACCAATACAGCCCTGCGCAATCTGATCATCCGGTGTAAGGCGTCCAGTATGCCCAATGAAAACATTGACCGTGCCATCAAGAAAGGGACTGGTGAATTGGCGTCGGAAGTCATGGAGGATATCACCTATGAAGGCTTCGCCGCCGGTGGCGTTGGAGTGGTGGTTAAAGTTCTGACTGATAATAAAAATCGTGCGGCGGCCGAGCTGCGTCACATTTTCTCCAAGAACGGCTCCAGCCTTGCGGCTCCGGGGTCGGTGTCCCGTGGCTTTAAACGGCGTGGACAGATCTTTGTGGACGCGAAGTCGGTTGAAGAAGACAAATTGATGGACTTGGTTCTCACTGCAGGCGCTGATGATATGAGCCTCGATGGCGAGCAGTACGAGGTCCTTACCGATCCCAATGCGTTTCAAGGCGTTCTGGATGCGCTTGAAAAAGCTGGCATCAAGACCGATGATTCCGCGATCCGGTTGGTTCCCGAAACTTATACATCCGTCAGCGACAAAACAGTTGCCAAGGCTGTGATGAAGTTTGTGGAGACGCTGGAAGATAATGACGATGTTCAGGACGTGTATACCAACATGGATCTGGATGACAGCGTGCTGGCGTTAATTTCGGCGGAATAA
- a CDS encoding radical SAM protein: MNPFAASMTRCELCPRRCGVNRAEGQRGYCQAGGTVEVYRYGLHQGEEPPVSGTKGSGTVFFSRCTLSCVYCQNYPWSQEGQGRPVSVDELAEMLRSLYRDGCHNWNLVSPTPWLPWIHEAWSRVVADGLSRPIVYNTSGFERVEQLQAMAGWINVYLSDLRYARDATAKEGSDCTGYVWASRAALLEMWRQTGPLKLDEEGVAETGTICRLLVLPGRADEAVSNLEWLAGAVGTEIPVSVMAQYTPAYKALSQAPWNRRPTKDEYGIVVDAMERLGFSEGWIQEYETPVQDNLVGFKMSPG; encoded by the coding sequence GTGAATCCCTTTGCTGCATCCATGACACGCTGTGAGTTGTGTCCCCGCCGCTGTGGTGTCAACCGGGCGGAAGGTCAGCGAGGGTATTGTCAGGCGGGCGGGACAGTTGAGGTTTATCGCTACGGGTTGCATCAGGGTGAGGAGCCGCCGGTATCCGGAACCAAAGGTTCAGGGACGGTGTTTTTTAGCCGGTGTACGTTGAGTTGTGTGTACTGCCAGAATTATCCCTGGAGCCAGGAGGGGCAGGGGCGGCCGGTTTCGGTCGATGAATTGGCGGAAATGCTGAGGTCGTTGTATCGGGATGGGTGTCATAATTGGAACTTGGTAAGTCCGACACCCTGGCTGCCTTGGATCCATGAGGCTTGGAGCCGAGTGGTTGCGGATGGACTCTCGCGGCCAATCGTGTATAACACGAGCGGCTTTGAGAGGGTTGAGCAGCTGCAGGCGATGGCTGGCTGGATAAATGTGTATCTGTCAGACTTGAGATACGCCCGGGATGCCACGGCGAAAGAGGGCTCTGATTGTACCGGCTATGTCTGGGCGTCGCGTGCGGCTTTGTTGGAAATGTGGCGCCAGACGGGCCCGTTGAAACTCGATGAGGAGGGCGTGGCAGAAACAGGAACGATTTGCCGGTTGCTAGTGTTGCCGGGACGTGCGGATGAGGCGGTGTCGAATTTGGAATGGCTGGCGGGAGCGGTGGGGACAGAGATCCCGGTAAGTGTCATGGCTCAATATACGCCGGCTTACAAGGCTCTGTCTCAAGCGCCATGGAATCGACGCCCGACAAAGGATGAGTATGGTATTGTGGTTGACGCGATGGAGCGATTGGGGTTTTCCGAAGGTTGGATTCAGGAGTATGAAACTCCGGTGCAGGACAATTTAGTTGGATTCAAAATGAGCCCGGGTTAA